From the genome of Erythrobacter litoralis, one region includes:
- the petA gene encoding ubiquinol-cytochrome c reductase iron-sulfur subunit codes for MLDEEGVRRRDWIHIAALSAGGVAAIGAIYPLVSQMAPSADVLAASTTDVDLASLEPGMAIKDSFRSQPLFVRRLTPEEIAEAEAVDVSGLRDPQSLAERTKEGRAEYLVTLGVCTHLGCVPLGAASGEEKGEFGGYFCPCHGSHYDTAGRIRKGPAPTNLVVPEYEFTSDTTIRVG; via the coding sequence ATGCTGGATGAGGAAGGCGTTCGCCGCCGCGACTGGATCCACATCGCCGCGCTGAGCGCGGGCGGGGTCGCCGCGATCGGCGCGATCTATCCGCTGGTGAGCCAGATGGCTCCGTCGGCAGACGTGCTCGCCGCGTCGACCACGGATGTCGATCTCGCCAGCCTCGAGCCGGGCATGGCGATCAAGGACAGCTTCCGTTCGCAGCCGCTTTTCGTTCGCCGCCTGACGCCCGAGGAAATCGCCGAGGCCGAGGCCGTCGACGTATCGGGCCTGCGCGATCCGCAGTCGCTGGCCGAGCGCACCAAGGAGGGCAGGGCCGAATATCTCGTCACCCTGGGCGTGTGCACCCATCTCGGCTGCGTGCCGCTGGGCGCCGCTTCGGGCGAGGAAAAGGGCGAGTTCGGGGGCTATTTCTGCCCCTGCCACGGTTCACACTACGACACCGCCGGGCGCATCCGCAAAGGCCCCGCGCCGACCAATCTCGTCGTGCCGGAATACGAATTCACCTCCGACACCACCATCCGCGTCGGCTGA